A region from the Mesorhizobium sp. J8 genome encodes:
- the gltB gene encoding glutamate synthase large subunit, with protein MTELTPSAINGQAAQTKAAAVKNTVLTKAGRTTNGPVAQGLYDPRNEHDACGVGFIANMKGVKSHGIVEDGLAMLENLTHRGAVGADPLVGDGAGVLVQIPDAFFREEMAAKGVELPPAGQYGVGHWFMPQDPALRAHIEEIIAESAQSEGLPLIGFRDVPVDNSSLSKAPDIVASEPFHRQVFIGRTADIPDDEEYEARLYLLRKVISGRIYAENDNKDVGAYCVSLSARTIVYKGMFLAYQVGAYYKDLKDPRFETALILVHQRFSTNTFPSWKLAHPYRMVAHNGEINTVRGNNNWMAARQASVDSELFGNNISKLWPISYEGQSDTACFDNALEFLFQGGYSLTHAMMMLIPEAWAGNKLMDADRKAFYEYHAALMEPWDGPAAVVFTDGRQIGATLDRNGLRPARYIVTDDDRVIMASEAGALPVPEEKIVQKWRLQPGRMLLIDLAKGRIVSDEEIKSEIAIRHPYKTWLANTQLILEDLKPVEPRALRKDVSLLDRQQSFGYTQEDTKLLMAPMATTGQEAVGSMGTDTPISAMSDKSKLLYTYFKQNFAQVTNPPIDPIREELVMSLVSFIGPRPNIFDLVGTSRRKRLEVRQPILTNGDLEKIRSIGHTEDRFDTKTIDITYASNEGAAGMQGAIDRLCERAEAAVAGGYNIIILSDRQVGPDRIAIPALLATAAVHHHLIRKGLRTAVGLVVESGEPREVHHFCCLAGYGAEAINPYLAFDTLLDMHKRGELPEEVDEYEVVSRYIKSIGKGILKVMSKMGISTYQSYCGAQIFDAIGLKSDFVEKYFTGTATLIEGVGLDEIAAETLSRHSDAFGSDPVLRNSLEVGGEYMFRMRGEAHMWSPDAVATLQHAVRQGSWDTFKEYSAQIDSATARAQTIRGLFKIRTAEETGRKKVAIEDVMPAAEIVKRFSTGAMSFGSISREAHTTLARAMNQIGGKSNTGEGGEEADRYLPLPGGGKNPERSAIKQVASGRFGVTAEYLVNSDVMQIKVAQGAKPGEGGQLPGHKVDATIAKVRHSTPGVGLISPPPHHDIYSIEDLAQLIYDLKNVNPAADVSVKLVSEVGVGTVAAGVAKARADHITISGYDGGTGASPLTSLKHAGSPWEMGLAETHQTLVLNGLRSRVALQVDGGLRTGRDVIIGALLGADEFGFSTAPLIAAGCIMMRKCHLNTCPVGVATQDPVLRKRFKGTPEHVINFFFYVAEEVRALLAEMGYTHLDQIIGDTDLLEKRDVIQHWKARGLDFSKMFYKPDAPHEALHWTERQKHPIDDVLDRKLIELAKPALDAKQPVTIELPIRNVDRSAGAMLSGEVAKRFRHKGLREDTIQVKLTGTAGQSFGAFLARGISFELVGAGNDYVGKGLSGGRIVIRPPEEAKIVAAESIIVGNTVLYGATEGEAYFAGVAGERFAVRNSGVAAVVEGVGDHGCEYMTGGIVVVLGKTGRNFAAGMSGGVAYVLDEKGDFAERCNMAMVELEPVPEEDDLMEKLLHHGGDLDHKGRVDVSGDMTSHDEERLYQLISNHVHYTGSVRGREILDNWQNFRPKFRKIMPVEYRRALIEMERMRMSVAAE; from the coding sequence ATGACGGAACTGACGCCATCTGCGATCAACGGCCAGGCCGCGCAGACGAAAGCGGCAGCCGTTAAAAATACCGTCCTGACCAAAGCCGGCCGAACCACCAACGGCCCTGTCGCCCAGGGCCTCTATGATCCGCGCAACGAGCATGACGCCTGCGGCGTCGGCTTCATTGCCAACATGAAGGGCGTGAAGTCGCACGGGATCGTCGAGGACGGTCTGGCGATGCTGGAAAATCTCACCCATCGCGGCGCCGTCGGCGCGGACCCGCTGGTCGGTGACGGCGCCGGCGTGCTGGTGCAGATTCCGGACGCTTTCTTCCGCGAGGAAATGGCGGCCAAGGGCGTCGAACTGCCGCCGGCAGGTCAATACGGCGTCGGCCATTGGTTCATGCCGCAGGACCCGGCACTGCGCGCCCATATCGAAGAGATCATCGCCGAATCGGCGCAGTCGGAAGGGCTGCCGCTTATCGGCTTCCGCGATGTGCCGGTCGACAATTCGTCGCTGTCGAAGGCGCCGGACATCGTCGCCTCCGAGCCGTTCCACCGGCAGGTGTTCATCGGCCGCACCGCCGATATCCCGGATGACGAGGAATATGAGGCGCGGCTCTATCTGCTGCGCAAGGTGATCTCGGGCCGCATCTACGCCGAGAACGACAACAAGGATGTCGGCGCCTATTGCGTGTCGCTGTCGGCGCGCACCATCGTCTACAAGGGCATGTTCCTGGCCTACCAGGTCGGCGCCTATTACAAGGACCTCAAGGATCCGCGCTTCGAGACGGCGCTGATCCTGGTCCACCAGCGCTTCTCGACCAACACCTTCCCCTCGTGGAAGCTGGCGCATCCCTACCGCATGGTCGCCCACAACGGCGAGATCAACACCGTGCGCGGCAACAACAACTGGATGGCGGCGCGCCAGGCCTCGGTCGATTCCGAGCTGTTCGGCAACAACATCTCGAAGCTGTGGCCGATCTCCTATGAAGGCCAGTCGGACACGGCGTGTTTCGACAACGCGCTCGAGTTCCTGTTCCAGGGCGGCTATTCGCTCACCCACGCCATGATGATGCTGATCCCGGAAGCCTGGGCCGGCAACAAGCTCATGGATGCCGACCGCAAGGCTTTCTACGAGTATCACGCAGCACTTATGGAGCCGTGGGACGGCCCGGCGGCGGTGGTGTTCACCGACGGCCGCCAGATCGGCGCCACGCTCGACCGCAACGGCCTTCGTCCGGCACGCTACATCGTCACCGACGACGACCGCGTCATCATGGCGTCGGAAGCCGGCGCCCTGCCGGTGCCGGAGGAAAAGATCGTGCAGAAGTGGCGGCTGCAGCCCGGCCGCATGCTTTTGATCGACCTAGCCAAGGGCCGCATCGTATCCGACGAGGAGATCAAGTCGGAGATCGCGATCAGGCATCCCTACAAGACCTGGCTCGCCAACACGCAGCTCATCCTCGAAGACCTGAAGCCGGTCGAGCCGCGGGCGCTGCGCAAGGATGTCAGCCTGCTCGATCGCCAGCAGTCATTCGGCTACACGCAGGAAGACACCAAGCTTCTGATGGCGCCGATGGCGACCACCGGCCAGGAAGCCGTCGGCTCGATGGGCACCGACACGCCGATCTCGGCGATGTCGGACAAGTCGAAGCTGCTCTACACCTATTTCAAGCAGAACTTCGCCCAGGTCACCAACCCGCCGATCGACCCGATTCGCGAGGAACTGGTGATGAGCCTGGTGTCCTTCATCGGGCCGCGGCCGAACATCTTCGACCTCGTCGGCACGTCGCGCCGCAAGCGGCTCGAAGTGCGCCAGCCGATCCTGACCAATGGCGATCTCGAGAAGATCCGCTCGATCGGCCACACCGAGGACCGTTTCGACACCAAGACGATCGACATCACCTACGCCTCCAACGAGGGTGCCGCCGGCATGCAGGGCGCCATCGACCGGCTTTGCGAGCGGGCCGAGGCGGCGGTCGCCGGCGGCTACAACATCATCATCCTGTCCGACCGCCAGGTCGGGCCCGACCGCATCGCCATTCCGGCCCTCCTGGCGACGGCGGCGGTGCACCATCACCTGATCCGCAAGGGCCTGCGCACCGCGGTCGGCCTCGTCGTGGAATCCGGCGAGCCGCGCGAGGTGCATCATTTCTGCTGCCTGGCAGGCTACGGCGCCGAGGCGATCAACCCTTATCTCGCCTTCGACACGCTGCTCGACATGCACAAGCGCGGCGAGCTGCCTGAGGAAGTCGACGAGTACGAGGTGGTCTCGCGCTACATCAAGTCGATCGGGAAGGGCATCCTCAAGGTGATGTCCAAGATGGGCATCTCGACCTATCAGTCCTATTGCGGCGCGCAGATCTTCGACGCGATCGGGCTGAAGTCCGATTTCGTCGAGAAGTATTTCACCGGCACGGCGACGCTGATCGAAGGCGTCGGCCTGGATGAGATCGCCGCCGAGACGCTCAGCCGCCACTCGGACGCCTTCGGCAGCGATCCGGTGCTGCGCAACAGCCTCGAAGTCGGCGGCGAATATATGTTCCGCATGCGCGGCGAGGCGCATATGTGGTCGCCGGATGCGGTCGCTACCCTGCAGCATGCCGTGCGCCAGGGGTCCTGGGACACGTTCAAGGAGTATTCGGCGCAGATCGACAGTGCGACCGCGCGGGCCCAGACCATCCGCGGCCTGTTCAAGATCAGAACAGCCGAGGAAACCGGCCGCAAGAAGGTCGCGATCGAGGATGTGATGCCGGCGGCCGAGATCGTCAAGCGCTTCTCGACCGGGGCGATGTCGTTCGGCTCGATTTCCAGGGAAGCGCACACCACGCTGGCGCGCGCCATGAACCAGATCGGCGGCAAGTCGAACACCGGCGAGGGCGGCGAAGAGGCCGACCGCTATCTGCCGCTGCCCGGCGGCGGCAAGAACCCGGAACGCTCGGCGATCAAGCAGGTCGCCTCGGGGCGGTTCGGCGTCACGGCGGAATATCTGGTCAATTCCGACGTCATGCAGATCAAGGTCGCGCAAGGCGCCAAGCCCGGCGAGGGCGGCCAGTTGCCCGGACACAAGGTCGACGCCACCATCGCCAAGGTCAGGCACTCGACGCCCGGCGTCGGCCTGATCTCGCCGCCGCCGCATCACGACATCTATTCGATCGAGGATCTGGCGCAACTGATCTACGACCTGAAGAACGTCAATCCGGCAGCCGACGTCTCGGTCAAGCTGGTGTCGGAGGTCGGCGTCGGCACGGTCGCGGCGGGCGTCGCCAAGGCGCGCGCCGACCACATCACCATCTCCGGCTATGACGGCGGCACCGGCGCTTCGCCGCTGACCTCGCTCAAGCATGCCGGCAGCCCGTGGGAAATGGGCCTTGCCGAAACGCATCAGACGCTGGTGCTCAACGGCCTGCGCAGCAGAGTGGCGCTGCAGGTCGACGGCGGCTTGCGCACCGGGCGCGACGTCATCATCGGCGCGCTGCTCGGCGCCGACGAGTTCGGCTTCTCGACCGCGCCGCTGATCGCGGCCGGCTGCATCATGATGCGCAAGTGCCACCTCAACACCTGCCCGGTGGGCGTGGCGACGCAGGATCCGGTGCTGCGCAAGCGCTTCAAGGGCACCCCGGAGCACGTCATCAACTTCTTCTTCTACGTCGCGGAAGAGGTGCGGGCGCTGCTTGCCGAAATGGGCTATACCCATCTCGACCAGATCATCGGCGACACCGATCTCCTGGAAAAGCGCGACGTGATCCAGCACTGGAAGGCGCGCGGGCTCGACTTCTCGAAGATGTTCTACAAGCCGGATGCGCCGCATGAGGCGCTGCACTGGACCGAACGGCAGAAGCACCCGATCGACGACGTGCTCGACCGCAAGCTGATCGAACTGGCCAAGCCCGCGCTGGACGCCAAGCAGCCCGTCACCATCGAGCTGCCGATCCGCAATGTCGATCGCTCCGCCGGTGCCATGCTGTCAGGCGAGGTCGCCAAGCGCTTCAGGCACAAGGGCCTTCGGGAAGACACGATCCAGGTGAAGCTTACCGGCACTGCCGGCCAGTCCTTCGGTGCGTTCCTGGCCCGCGGCATTTCGTTCGAGCTGGTCGGCGCCGGCAACGACTATGTCGGCAAAGGCCTGTCGGGTGGCCGCATCGTCATCCGCCCGCCGGAGGAAGCCAAGATCGTCGCGGCCGAGTCGATCATCGTCGGCAACACGGTGCTCTATGGCGCCACCGAGGGCGAGGCCTATTTCGCCGGCGTCGCAGGCGAGCGTTTCGCCGTGCGCAATTCGGGTGTGGCCGCCGTCGTCGAAGGCGTCGGCGACCACGGCTGCGAATACATGACCGGCGGCATCGTCGTCGTGCTGGGCAAGACCGGGCGCAATTTCGCGGCCGGCATGTCGGGCGGCGTCGCCTATGTACTGGACGAGAAGGGCGATTTCGCCGAGCGGTGCAACATGGCGATGGTCGAGCTCGAGCCGGTCCCGGAAGAGGACGACCTGATGGAGAAGCTGCTCCACCACGGCGGCGACCTCGACCACAAGGGCCGCGTTGACGTGTCGGGCGACATGACCAGCCATGACGAGGAACGGCTCTACCAGCTGATCTCGAACCATGTCCACTACACGGGCTCTGTGCGCGGTCGCGAGATCCTCGATAACTGGCAGAACTTCCGGCCGAAATTCCGGAAAATCATGCCGGTCGAGTATCGCCGCGCGCTGATCGAGATGGAACGCATGCGCATGAGCGTGGCAGCGGAATAG
- a CDS encoding lytic murein transglycosylase, translating into MSVRNTARRLTALVTAAGLTLALLMPAGPAFADAGFRQWVAGFRATAVAGGVSGAVYDQSMRGIEPDPVVLEKARTQPEFTAPAWDYFDNRVHDQAVANGQAMARKWKPWLDRIEARFGVDRNILLAIWSMESNYGETLKRDDIMRNVVRSLATLAYGDPKRSKYARTQLIAALKILQTGDIDESHLMGSWAGAMGQTQFIPTSYQRYAVDMDGNGRRDIWNSIPDALATSANLLKKNGWQAGKTWGYEVTIPAGKLPGGAKTIAQWQALGVVRANGKPFRNLTDKATLKVPDGRGGPAFLMIRNFSVIKAYNNADKYALAVGLLADEIAGGTGLVQDWQRPFTKLTFEERQELQKRLSEHGYYDGKFDGKIGDGSKAAIMAYQAKVGLTQDGYPSLEVLKWLRKQ; encoded by the coding sequence ATGTCCGTTCGCAACACCGCGAGGCGCCTGACGGCACTGGTGACGGCCGCCGGCCTCACGCTGGCCTTGCTGATGCCCGCCGGGCCTGCTTTCGCCGATGCCGGATTCCGCCAGTGGGTCGCAGGCTTCCGCGCCACCGCGGTGGCGGGCGGCGTTTCGGGTGCTGTCTACGACCAGTCCATGAGAGGCATCGAGCCCGACCCGGTCGTGCTGGAAAAGGCCCGCACCCAGCCGGAATTCACCGCGCCCGCCTGGGACTATTTCGACAATCGTGTGCACGACCAGGCGGTCGCCAACGGCCAGGCGATGGCACGCAAATGGAAGCCGTGGCTCGACCGTATCGAGGCGCGGTTCGGCGTCGATCGCAACATCCTTCTGGCCATCTGGTCGATGGAATCGAATTATGGCGAGACGCTCAAGCGCGACGACATCATGCGCAACGTCGTCCGTTCGCTGGCGACCCTCGCCTATGGCGATCCCAAGCGTTCGAAATATGCCCGCACCCAATTGATCGCGGCGCTGAAGATCCTGCAGACCGGCGACATCGACGAAAGCCATCTGATGGGCTCTTGGGCCGGCGCGATGGGCCAGACCCAGTTCATCCCGACCAGCTATCAGCGCTATGCGGTCGACATGGACGGCAACGGGAGGCGCGACATCTGGAATTCGATCCCCGACGCGTTGGCGACCTCCGCCAATTTGCTCAAGAAGAACGGCTGGCAGGCCGGGAAGACCTGGGGCTATGAGGTCACCATCCCGGCCGGCAAGCTGCCCGGCGGCGCAAAGACGATCGCGCAGTGGCAGGCGCTCGGCGTCGTCAGGGCCAACGGCAAGCCGTTCAGGAACCTGACCGACAAGGCGACGCTGAAAGTGCCGGACGGCCGGGGTGGCCCCGCCTTCCTGATGATCAGGAACTTCTCGGTCATCAAGGCCTACAACAATGCCGACAAATACGCCTTGGCCGTCGGCCTGCTCGCCGATGAGATCGCCGGCGGCACCGGCCTCGTGCAGGACTGGCAGCGGCCCTTCACCAAGCTCACCTTCGAGGAGCGGCAGGAACTGCAGAAGCGGCTTTCCGAGCATGGCTACTACGACGGCAAGTTCGACGGCAAGATCGGCGACGGCTCGAAAGCCGCCATCATGGCCTACCAGGCAAAGGTCGGCCTGACGCAGGATGGCTATCCGAGCCTGGAAGTGCTCAAATGGCTCCGCAAGCAGTAG
- the galU gene encoding UTP--glucose-1-phosphate uridylyltransferase GalU, producing the protein MKRVRKAVFPVAGLGTRFLPATKAIPKEMLTVVDRPVIQYVVDEAREAGIEHFIFVTGRNKAVIEDHFDVQFELYDTLAQRGKDDQLARLQRLQPAPGQTSFTRQQVPMGLGHAVWCARELVGDEPFALLLPDMIMQSEKSCTRSMVELYAETGNNIVAVQECDPAEAHKYGIVGRGEDAHHGFRITGMVEKPKQGTAPSNLYINGRYILQPEIFGILESQERGAGNEIQLTDAMLKLEKQQPFYGYHYKGRTFDCGSPEGFVEANVAFALWRSDMNGSMAGVIRTLLDEIRPAERRGAAF; encoded by the coding sequence ATGAAGCGCGTTCGCAAGGCAGTTTTCCCGGTTGCAGGTCTCGGCACGCGGTTCCTCCCGGCCACCAAGGCCATCCCGAAGGAGATGCTGACCGTCGTCGATCGGCCCGTCATCCAATATGTGGTCGACGAGGCGCGCGAGGCCGGCATCGAGCATTTCATCTTCGTGACCGGGCGCAACAAGGCGGTCATCGAGGATCATTTCGACGTCCAGTTCGAACTCTATGACACGCTCGCCCAGCGCGGCAAGGACGACCAGCTCGCCCGCCTGCAGCGGCTGCAGCCGGCGCCGGGACAAACGAGCTTCACGCGCCAGCAGGTGCCGATGGGCCTCGGCCACGCCGTCTGGTGCGCCCGCGAGCTGGTCGGCGACGAACCGTTCGCGTTGCTTTTGCCGGACATGATCATGCAGTCGGAAAAGAGCTGCACGAGGAGCATGGTCGAGCTCTATGCCGAGACCGGCAACAACATCGTCGCCGTGCAGGAATGCGACCCGGCGGAAGCGCACAAATACGGCATTGTCGGCCGCGGCGAGGACGCGCATCACGGCTTCCGCATCACCGGCATGGTGGAGAAGCCGAAACAGGGCACCGCGCCCTCCAATCTTTACATCAACGGCCGCTACATCCTGCAGCCGGAGATCTTCGGCATCCTGGAAAGCCAGGAACGCGGCGCCGGCAACGAGATCCAGCTGACCGACGCGATGCTGAAGTTGGAGAAACAGCAGCCCTTCTACGGCTATCACTACAAGGGGCGCACCTTCGATTGCGGCTCGCCGGAAGGTTTCGTCGAAGCCAATGTCGCCTTCGCGCTGTGGCGCAGCGACATGAACGGAAGCATGGCCGGCGTCATCCGCACGCTGCTGGACGAGATACGGCCGGCGGAGCGCCGCGGCGCGGCGTTTTAG
- a CDS encoding MAPEG family protein: protein MSATGYALLGFVTWTLLLLIWMEILRTHLVVSGRVLANGFAPDNAGLSPFLQRLARAHANCIEGLPIFGGLMALAMMNSRTAITDPLAYWFLGARLMQSAIHLTSTSPIAVKARFSAFAVQMAIGLYWAIKLLLS from the coding sequence ATGTCGGCAACGGGCTATGCCTTGCTTGGGTTCGTGACTTGGACCCTCTTATTGCTCATATGGATGGAAATCCTGCGCACCCATCTCGTGGTGAGCGGCCGCGTCCTTGCGAATGGCTTTGCACCGGACAATGCCGGCCTTTCGCCCTTCTTGCAGCGGCTGGCGCGCGCCCACGCCAATTGCATCGAAGGCCTTCCCATATTCGGAGGTCTCATGGCCCTGGCCATGATGAATTCGCGCACCGCGATTACCGACCCGCTCGCATATTGGTTTCTCGGCGCGCGGCTGATGCAGTCGGCCATTCATCTGACGTCGACAAGTCCGATCGCCGTCAAGGCTCGATTCTCGGCGTTCGCAGTCCAGATGGCTATCGGCCTCTATTGGGCGATAAAGCTGCTGCTCAGCTAA
- a CDS encoding glutamate synthase subunit beta, translated as MGKVTGFLEIDRQVHKYQPASDRIRHFREFTLPMSDKEVEKQAARCMDCGIPFCHGPTGCPIHNQIPDWNDLVYNGDWDSAIRNLHSTNNFPEFTGRICPAPCEEACTLNLEDIPVAIKTVEQAIADKAYETGHIRPYPPEKKTGKRVAVIGSGPAGMAAAQQLGRAGHDVHVYERESRPGGLMRYGIPDFKIEKHYIDRRIEQMQGEGVTFHCGVNVGVDMKVADLIEEFDAVLYCGGSETPRPAGIPGSDLSGVYDAMPYLVQQNRRVGGEPIQSVAWPSHPIIAGGQHVVVVGGGDTASDCIGTAFRQGAVRVTQLDIRPQPPEKEDKLAVWPYWATKMRTSSSQAEGAEREFQVATLEFIGEDGQLTGVRCCEVDDKRKPIPGTEFVIRADLAFIAIGFAGPASDSLMRELDGKIKVVTDSRRSRNVEANDRDYKTNIDKLYAAGDVRRGQSLVVWAIREGRQAARSIDEALMGSTVLPR; from the coding sequence ATGGGCAAGGTAACAGGCTTTCTCGAGATCGACCGGCAGGTGCACAAGTACCAGCCCGCCTCCGACCGAATCCGGCATTTCCGCGAATTCACGCTGCCGATGTCGGACAAGGAGGTCGAGAAACAGGCCGCGCGCTGCATGGATTGCGGCATTCCGTTCTGCCATGGACCGACCGGCTGCCCGATCCACAACCAGATCCCGGACTGGAACGACCTCGTCTACAATGGCGACTGGGACAGCGCGATCCGCAACCTGCACTCGACCAACAATTTCCCGGAGTTCACCGGCCGCATCTGTCCCGCGCCTTGCGAGGAAGCCTGCACGCTGAACCTCGAGGACATTCCGGTCGCGATCAAGACGGTCGAGCAGGCGATCGCCGACAAGGCCTACGAGACCGGCCACATCCGCCCCTATCCGCCGGAGAAGAAGACCGGCAAGCGGGTTGCCGTCATCGGTTCCGGTCCGGCCGGCATGGCGGCGGCGCAGCAGCTCGGCCGCGCCGGCCATGACGTGCATGTCTATGAGCGCGAGAGCCGTCCCGGCGGGCTGATGCGCTACGGCATTCCCGACTTCAAGATCGAGAAGCACTATATCGACCGGCGCATCGAGCAGATGCAGGGCGAGGGCGTCACCTTCCATTGCGGCGTCAATGTCGGCGTCGACATGAAGGTGGCCGATCTCATCGAGGAATTCGACGCGGTGCTCTATTGCGGCGGCTCCGAAACGCCGCGCCCGGCCGGCATTCCGGGCAGCGACCTCAGCGGCGTCTATGACGCCATGCCCTATCTGGTGCAGCAGAACCGCCGTGTCGGCGGCGAGCCGATCCAGTCGGTGGCCTGGCCCTCGCACCCGATCATCGCCGGCGGCCAGCATGTCGTCGTGGTCGGCGGCGGCGACACCGCATCCGACTGCATCGGCACTGCTTTCCGGCAAGGCGCGGTGCGCGTGACGCAGCTCGACATCCGTCCGCAGCCGCCGGAGAAGGAAGACAAGCTCGCGGTCTGGCCCTATTGGGCCACCAAGATGCGCACGTCCTCCTCCCAGGCCGAAGGGGCAGAGCGCGAATTCCAGGTGGCGACGCTCGAATTCATCGGCGAGGACGGTCAGCTGACCGGTGTGCGCTGCTGCGAGGTCGACGACAAGCGCAAGCCGATCCCCGGCACCGAATTCGTCATCCGTGCCGATCTCGCCTTCATCGCCATCGGCTTTGCCGGCCCGGCGAGCGACAGCCTGATGAGGGAGCTCGACGGCAAGATCAAGGTCGTCACCGACAGCCGCCGCTCCAGGAATGTCGAGGCCAACGACCGCGACTACAAGACCAACATCGACAAGCTCTATGCGGCGGGCGACGTGCGTCGCGGCCAGTCGCTGGTGGTCTGGGCGATCCGCGAGGGCCGTCAGGCGGCGCGCTCGATCGACGAGGCATTGATGGGATCGACGGTGCTGCCACGCTGA
- a CDS encoding DUF459 domain-containing protein has protein sequence MVSVARIRQSIRRAPVLILALAVLVVTVAGAFHAPAFAQEESRGWSLRDLLFPRRSERIEPPVEVQKPRPKPKKKPKPRPPAEPETPIVEKTNDARVVLVVGDFLAGGLAEGLDTAFADNPAVRIVSRANGSSGFVRDDVYNWPAQIKSLIETEKPAAVIVMLGSNDRQQMKVGDVREQPRSENWTKEYERRTDALGKALQETKVPYLWVGMPAFGVSKMNSDMLAFNDIYHSAAEKHGGEFVDVWDGFVDENGAFVTSGPDINGQPVRLRSDDGINVTKAGKRKLAFYTEKPLAKILGLAAPGSVTTVSAPAGAPVEAPKPAAAPVIVDRTPPMLLGDPSLDGGTELLGAAQPARADPNLPGEKLILEGKAPTASPGRADDFSWPPKPPATAAVESGPTPATP, from the coding sequence TTGGTTTCGGTTGCGCGTATCAGGCAGAGTATTCGCCGGGCGCCCGTCCTGATTCTCGCCCTTGCCGTGCTTGTCGTCACCGTGGCCGGCGCTTTCCACGCCCCAGCGTTCGCGCAGGAGGAAAGCCGTGGCTGGTCGCTGCGCGACCTTTTGTTCCCGCGCCGCAGCGAACGCATCGAGCCCCCGGTCGAAGTTCAGAAACCGAGGCCGAAGCCGAAGAAGAAACCAAAGCCGCGCCCGCCGGCGGAACCGGAAACGCCGATCGTCGAGAAGACCAACGACGCCCGGGTCGTGCTGGTGGTCGGCGATTTTCTGGCGGGCGGACTGGCGGAGGGCCTCGACACGGCCTTTGCCGACAATCCCGCCGTCCGGATCGTCTCCCGCGCCAACGGTTCGTCCGGCTTCGTTCGCGACGACGTCTACAATTGGCCGGCCCAGATAAAATCGCTGATCGAAACGGAGAAACCGGCGGCCGTGATCGTCATGCTGGGTTCCAACGATCGTCAGCAGATGAAGGTCGGCGACGTGCGCGAGCAGCCGCGCTCGGAGAACTGGACCAAGGAATATGAGCGCCGCACAGATGCGCTCGGCAAGGCCTTGCAGGAAACCAAGGTGCCGTATCTGTGGGTCGGCATGCCGGCTTTCGGTGTGTCGAAGATGAACTCCGACATGCTCGCCTTCAACGACATCTATCACTCGGCCGCCGAGAAACACGGTGGCGAATTCGTCGATGTATGGGACGGCTTCGTCGACGAGAACGGCGCCTTCGTCACCTCCGGCCCGGACATCAACGGCCAGCCGGTACGGCTGCGTTCCGACGACGGCATCAACGTCACCAAGGCCGGCAAGCGCAAGCTCGCTTTCTACACGGAAAAGCCGTTGGCAAAGATACTCGGCCTGGCGGCGCCGGGAAGCGTCACGACCGTGTCGGCGCCGGCCGGCGCCCCGGTCGAGGCGCCGAAGCCGGCCGCCGCACCCGTCATCGTCGACCGCACCCCGCCGATGCTGCTCGGCGACCCGTCACTCGACGGCGGCACCGAACTGCTCGGCGCCGCGCAGCCGGCCAGGGCCGATCCGAACCTTCCCGGCGAAAAGCTGATCCTTGAAGGCAAGGCGCCGACCGCTTCGCCCGGCCGCGCCGACGATTTTTCCTGGCCGCCGAAGCCGCCGGCGACGGCAGCTGTCGAATCCGGCCCGACACCGGCAACTCCTTGA